The following nucleotide sequence is from Limisphaerales bacterium.
GTCGAGCTCATCGTAGCGGGCGGATTCAAATTCTTTTTCGGTGAGCTGCGTGGGGAAGACGCCCGCGCCAAGGAAGCCGGTGGCCATCATCGCGAGTGGGTCGTCTGGCGCAAATTCATCGCCGGCGATTTGCCATTTTACAAATTGGTCGTAAGGCATATCGGCGTTGAGTGCTTTGATGACGAAATCGCGATAATGATAAGCGTGTGGCCGATTGTAATCCTGCTCGAAGCCGTGGCTCTCAGCAAAGCGAGCGATGTCGAGCCAATGGCGGCCCCAGCGTTCGCCGTAATGTTTGGAGGCGAGCAGTTGGTCAACGATTTTTTCCAATGCGGAATTCGGATTGTGGTTTGCGGATTTGACGAATGCGTTGACTTCCGCCGGTGTGGGCGGGAGGCCGATGAGGTCGAAGTACACACGGCGGATTAGCACGCGTGAATTGGCGGGGCCGTTGGGAGTGATTTTCGCCGCCTCCAGTTTGCGCAAAACAAACTGGTCGATTTCGTTGTTCGTCCATGTTTTGTTTTTGACCGTGGGCGCTTTTGGTTTTGTTAGGGGGAGAAACGACCAAAATTTTCGGTCGTCGTCAGTGACTTGCATTCCTTGTTTGGGGCCGGTCTTGGCAATGAGCGGTTGGTCGTAAGGCGCGCCGAGGTCAATCCACTGTGCAATTTTTTGGATGGCAGTGTCCGGCAGCTTCGGATTTTTGGCCGGCATATGCGGTTTCTCGAGATGGGAAATCAGGCGAATGAGGAGGCTCTCCATGGATTTGCCCGGCACAACGATGACACCTTCGTCACCGCCCTTGAGCAAGCTCGCACGTGTGGTGAGATCCAGTCCGCCGCGTGTTTTGTCGCCTCCGTGGCATTTTACGCAGTGCTGTTTGAGCACCGCACGCACGTCGCTTTTAAAGAGTGCAAGCCCGCGGGCCATTTCCGCCGCGTGTTTTTCTGAAACTGGCGGTGCGGCGGCTACTTGAAAAGCCAACATCGCGCCAAAGCAAATCCACCGTGTCATCGGTGAATTATGACGTGGGTGCGGCAGGATTCAATCAAAAGCGTTTTGTCATATACCGGAGGTTTGGATTAGCGATGCGGGTTTTCATACCACACCACTGCGTTGATTTCACGTTCCTCGCAGGTGAGCAGGTCGAGGTCACCATCGCCGTCGAGGTCGAGCATTTCGATCCGGTCGTACTTCACCCCCTTCGGCCCGCCGATGTCGTGGTCGATCCATTGTTCTTCTTTTAGTTTGAGGTAAAAAACTCCGCTTTTTTTACCGTGCGCCAGTTCACAGGTGACCACAATTTCCGGAAGCCCATCGCCATCCAAATCCGCCGCACGCGCCGCTTTGGAGGTTCCATATTTTTCTGATGGATAAATAATTTTCTCGGATTGCCACGGCCGCCGAACATCCCGTCCGGGTCGAAGCACATAGATTTGGTTGGGGCGTGCTGCGGCGTAAATTGTTTTGTCCTTTGAGATGGAAATAAACATGGCCTCCTTTCCATCAACCCCGATGCGGTGCGCGGCCCAACGGCGAATGGGATCGGCCCGCATCGGTTTGAGGCCGGGATTTTCTAGCCACAAGATTCCGGAAGTTTTGCCTTTGCGGTCGGAAGCGAGCACGTCGAGGTCGCCATCGCCGTCGATGTCATAGTTGATCAACGACATAATCCAGCCGGCATCGTACCAGCGATGGAATTGCCACGCCTTCATGTCGCGCGGGTTTTTTGGCGAACGCAGCCAACCGATGGAGGCCCCCGCACCTTTGGAGCCGAGCACGAGGTCGATGCCGCCGCCATTGATTTGCAGTGGCAGCGCAAACATCCATGATTGTTTGTTCCGCGTGGCGGGGACGATCTCCGTGCGCCAGGGCAGCACCTCCCGCTGAGGATCGTTCGCGGGTGACCAGTGAAAATATACCGAGCGCGTGCGGCCTTCGCAGCAGCTAACCACATCGGCATCGCCGTCGCCGTCAAGATCAGCAAACAAAGCATCTTCGGGCGAGCTTACTCTGCCCACCTCGAGGCGCGGCCAAGGTTGTTTTGTTTTGGCCTTGCCGGGATGGAAATACGCCCGCACCACCCCGCCTTCTTCCCAACCGGTGGCGATGTCCGGCCGGCCGTCCCGATTAACATCCATAAGCCGAACGCCATCGGGGCCGCGTGAGGTGTTATCGATGAGGTGCTGTTTCCAGAGGGCTGCGGAAGACATGCCGGCGCCCATAAACAGGCAAATCAACGAGAGCACCTTCGCCAGAGAAATGGCATTCATCCCGGCGAGTGAACCATGTCGGATCAGGAATGGCCAATGGAATTCATTGGAATCTCCCCAAAAAAGCGGAGTCAGTAATGTTCAGTTTGGCTCGACTTGGCATGGGGCACGCTGGGGGCAGGAATCATGCCACAAATATTAATTATATTATAAAAAACGATTGCGGGTCGATCGGTTTGTGTTAATTTTGGGTAACCCCAAATGGTTACAAAATCATGAAAAAACTCATTACCCCCCTGCTGTCGGCCGCCATTATTTTTGGCGGGTTATTCATCAGTACATCGGCACACGCGGATGACGAAAAGTCAGCCGCGGAAAAACCGGCCAAAAAGAAACGGGAATTCCTTCCGTTCCGCGGCCAAATTAAAGCTGTGGATGTCGAGGAAAACACCATCTCGTTGAACGCCGCGAAAGGCAAACCGGATCGCGTGTTCGGGTTGGCGAAGGATGCGAAGCTGACGTTGGATGGCAAAAAAGCGAAATTGGCGGAAATCAAAGCAGGGATGTATGTGGGTGGCAGCTATAAGCGCATCTCCGAGACCAAAACCGAAGCGCGTACGGTGAACGTTCACACAAAAAAGCCGGAGAGAAAAAAGAAACCAAAGAAAAGTGAAGACAAGAAATAGGTTTCAATTTCAAACACGCCGGTCCGTTGTGGGCCGGTTTTTTTTATGTCTTTATGCCCGTGGATGAAACTGATCGTGCACATCGCGCAGGCGTTCACCGGCGACGTGCGTGTAGATTTCCGTGGTGCTGATGCTGGCGTGGCCGAGGAGTTCTTGAATGACGCGCAAGTCCGCGCCGCGTTCGAGCAAATGTGTGGCAAAACTGTGGCGCAGCATATGCGGGGTGACGTTGCGTTTGATGCCCGCGCGCGCGGTGCGCGCTTTGATGCGGGCCCACATCGTGGATTGCGCAAACGCAGTGCCACGTTGGGTGAGAAATACATTGGCAGGCGAGCGTGGCGAAAGCAGTTTTGGTCGGCCGCTCTCGAGATAGTGCGTGAGGGCGGTGACGGCGTGCTCGCCCATTGGCACGACGCGTTCCTTGTTGCCTTTGCCGATGACAGTGACGAAGCCTTCCTTGAGGTGCAATTGTTCGAGCCGCAGCCCGCGCAGTTCGGCTAGACGCAAGCCCGAAGCGTAGGCGAGCTCGAGGATGGCGGTGGTGCAGAGATCGGTGGGCGTGGTTTCGGTTGGTGGGGTGAGGAGTTTTTCGATTTCGAGATCCGACAGCGCTTTGGGCAAGCGCTTCCAACGGCGCGGCAAGGTGAGGTTTTCCGCGATGTTCAATAAAACAATTTGTTCTTCAGCGGCGAATTTATAAAACGCCCGCAGCGCGGAGATTTGGAGGTAAATGGAATCGGGACTGAGTTGTTCGTCCTGCGTTGGGGTATTGCCTTCGGGTTTGCGGCGGCGTTCGTGCTGGAGAAATTGCGTGAGATGCTTGCGGGTGACTGATTCCCAATCGGCAATGCCCTGCCCCGCGGCCCAGTTGCAGAAGCGGTTTAACAGCGCGGCGTAGGTTTTCTGCGTTGATTCCGCCTGCCCTTTTTCGTGTCGGACATGCTGCAAAAAATCTTCAATGGCGGCGTGCATTTCAAAACAGATCGAAATTTTAACAGGGATGCTCAAGACATTCAGGAAAACTAATTTGGAAAAGCATCCTGAACATTCTGCTCATCAATGTTAAAATTACAACTCCGTTCCGGTGAGGCGTTGGTAGGCTTCGAAATAGCGGGCTTGGGAGCGTTGGATGAGATCTTCGGGCAACTCGGGACCCGGAGGAGTCTTGTCCCAGTCGAGGGTTTCGAGGTGGTCGCGGACGTATTGTTTGTCGAAGGCGTGTTGGCCGCGGCCGGGTTCGTATTCGTCCAGTGGCCAGAATCGTGAGCTGTCGGGGGTGAGCACTTCGTCGATGAGCACGAGTTCGCCGTCGATGCGGCCAAATTCGAATTTGGTATCGGCAATGATGATGCCGCGTTCGCGGGCGTAGTTGCGGGCTTCGGTGTAAATTTGCAGCGAGAGGTCACGGACTTTTTCGGCGGTTTCGCGGCCTTCAATTTCCACGGCTTGTTCGAAGGAAATATTTTCGTCGTGGCCTTGGTCGGCTTTGGTGCTGGGGGTGAAAAGCGGCTGCTCAAGCTCGGCGGATTCCAGCAAATCATCGGGCAAAGGGATGTCGCACACGGTGCCTTTCTTCTTGTATTCCTTCCAGCCGCTGCCGGTGATGTAGCCGCGGACGATGCATTCAATGTTGAGCGGCTCGGCTTTTTTAACAACCATACTGCGCGGGGTGAGGTGGGCGAGATTTTCGGGCAAGCCATCGGCCACGCGGTGGTTGGGAACGAGGTCGGCATATTTATCGAACCAGAAATGAGAAATCTGCGTAAGCACTTCGCCTTTGCGCGGGATGCCATTAGGCAGCACGACGTCAAATGCGCTCACGCGATCGGAGGCGACGAAGAGGAGGTGTTCTCCCATATCAAAAATTTCACGGACTTTGCCGCTTTTGATTTTGGTCAGTTCAGGAATGTTCAGCTCTAGCAATGCGTCATTGGGCATACGCGGGAGTATCCAAAAGATCGGCCTCACGGCAAGCGGGGAAAATTCACAATCCATTCTCGGCCCGCCGACAACCTCGACACTGCACCGGTTCGCCGTTATTTTCGGTGCGTGAATATTTTGGTTACCGGCGGGGTGGGGTTCATCGGCTCGCACGTGTGCGAACGGCTGCTCGACGTCGGCCACACGGTGTGCGCGCTGGATGACCTCAACGATTTTTACGATCCCGCCCTCAAGCAAAACACCCTGCGCGAACTGCAGGCGCGGGCGCAGTCCTTCGTGTTTGTGCACGCGGACATCACGAATCGTGCTGAGGTCGATGATGTATTTGGCAGTATGACCTTTGACCAAATCATCCACCTCGCCGCCCGCGCCGGTGTGCGTCCCAGCCTTGAGCAACCGGCGCTGTACCAACGCGTTAACGTCGAAGGCACCACGAACATCCTCGAAGCTGCCCGCGAGCGGGGTATCAAAAAAATCACCATCGCCTCGTCGTCCAGTGTGTACGGCGTGAATTCCAAAGTGCCCTTCGGCGAGGACGATCCCATCTTCAATGCTATTTCGCCTTATGCCGCCAGCAAGCTTGCGTGCGAATCGCTGGGGCACGTTTACCATCACGTGTATGGAATGGACGTTTGCCTGTTGCGATTTTTCACCGTGTACGGTCCACGCCAACGCCCCGATCTCGCCATCCATAAATTCGCAAAACTCATGCACGCCGGTCAGCCCATCACAATGTTTGGCGACGGCACAGCGTCGCGCGATTACACGTACGTGGATGACACCGTCGACGGCGTCATTGCCGCCACCGAGCGAGAGTTCGGCTGCGAAATCATCAATCTCGGTGAATCTCAAACCGTCAAACTCAGCCGCCTCATTGAGTTGCTCGAAACCGCCCTTGGGACAAAAGCAGAAATCAATCGCGAACCCGCACAGCCCGGCGACGTCCCCATTACCTTTGCCAACATCGAAAAAGCCCAGCGCCTCCTTGGCTATCATCCGCAAACAAAAATCGAAGATGGTATCCCGCGCTTCATCGAGTGGTTCCGCCAGCAAACCGCCTGACCATGCTCGCTGAGTTTGTTTACTGTTATTTGCTGCGCCCGTGGCCGTTGCGGCCACTGGCGAATTGGGCCATTCGGCAGCTGTTGCCCGCGCAGGTTAATTTTGGCGAAGCGGTTGTGGTGCTCAATCCTGATGACCCCGTTGTTTCCGGCGCATTGCACTTTGGCGTTTACGAAAAAGCGGAGACGGCTTTTTTCCAAATCGCTTGTCGTGAAGGAATGACCTTTCTCGATGTGGGCGCGAACATCGGCTACTACACCGCGCTGGCCGCACGCGCCGTGGGACCCAACGGAAAAATCATCGCGCTCGAACCCGATCCCGACAGTTTCAAGTACCTCGAGCAAACCATCGCCGCCAATGTTGCGGAAAACGTGCAGGCATTCCCTGTTGCCGCCTCCGATGCACCAGCCAAACTGCCCCTTTACATTTCGGCTGACAACCGCGGCGACAATCGCCTTTACGCGCCGGGTGAATCCCGCCCGAAAATTGAGGTGGAGGCCGTGGCGCCCGATGCGTTACTTGCCGAAAACAAAATCGATACCGTCGATCTCATCAAAATCGATGTCCAAGGGTACGAACCCAAAGTCATCGATGGCCTGCGCGACACCATCACGCGCTCGCCCAAGCTCACCTTGCTCACCGAGTTTTGGCCCAAGGGCATTCGCGATGCGGGCGGTGATCCCACTGAATTTCTCAACACGCTTCGCGACCTCAACCTCACGCTGCACGAGTTGAACGCGAATGGCGAACTCACCGAACTCACGGATGATGCCGATCTCATCGCCCGCCACCCAGGCCGCCGCTATACCAATCTTGTCGGACGCAAACAAAACTGATGGCCGAACGCGAATCCAAACTCACTTTCCTGCGCCAAAGCGGCTGGCTCACCCTCGCCACCGGCGTTGCCGGTGTGACGTCGTACGCGGTGCACCCTTTCCTCAAGGATGCCCCGGCCGAGTACGGCGCGTTCACCGCCATGCTTGCATTGTTGAACCTCATCGCCATCCCGGCCATCGGTTTGCAGGCCGTTTTCACTCACAAGGCAGCGGAAGCAAAAAACGAGGAAGATTTCCATACCATCGCCCGCGAACAAATTGCCATCGGCATCGTCGTGTTTATGCTGGCGGTTGGGTTGTGCATTTGGATGAAATTTTCAGGCGATACACTGGTGAAATCGCTCAAACTGCCCTCGCTCGAGATATTGTTCCTCACGCTGGCCTCGGGTGTGTTCGCACTTTTGCTGCCAATGGTGTATGGCGTGTTGCAGGGACGGCAGCGATTTTTCTGGCTTGGCTGGGCGATGCTCTCGCTGGGGGTGGTGCGGCTCGCAGTGGCGGCTGGACTGGTTCATTTCCACGGCGCCACGGCGCTCAACAGTATGGTAGGCGTGGGGTTGGGGTTTCTCACTGCGTTCCTGTTGGCGGGCGCCACCATGGGGTGCCCCTCGTTGATGCCGCGTGAATGGCTGCCGAGTGTCATGAAAATTGATTGGCGCGACATGGCCCGGCGGTTTGTTCCCCTGTCGCTGGGCGGCGGCGCGGTGATTTATATGATGAACCTGGACATGATCGTGATGAAACGATTTTTTGACGAGACCCAAGCCGGTTTTTATGGCGCGGCGGGCACGATCGGCCGGGCCCTCATTTTTTTTGTGGGCCCTATGGTGATGGTGATGTTTCCCAAGATCGTGCGCAGCCGCGCGGAACAAAAACCCACCGACGTGCTAAAGCTAACGCTGCTGCTGACCGCCGGACTGTGCGCCGTGGCGGTGACGCTCGGCATCCTCGTGCCGAAACTGCCACTGCAAATCATTTACGATGATTCGTATTTCAAAGTGGCGCCGCTGGTGTCGTGGTTCATCGCCGCTATGGCCCCGCTGGCGATCGCGGCGGTGGTGGTCAATAACATCCTCGCGCGTGGGGCCTACTCGGTCATTTACTGGCTTCTGCTGCTGCCGGCGCTTTACACCGGCGTGCTGTGGCACGTGGCCCCCCAAATTGCCGAGCTCACGGCGGGCGGCTTCAACATTCAAGCATACATTTCGATGGTTCAGGTTATCGGCATGGGCAACCTGTGTTTCCTGGCTGCTTCGGTGCTCCTCACTTGGTCGGCTTATCGGCAGACCGAGGCGGAGGCGCGTTGAGCTTGAGGTACAGCCATGTTTCCAATGGCCGCAATGGGCGCAGCCAATTATAAAAGGGCGAGTGCACCAGCCGCAGCCGCACGACGGATAAAAACATCACCAGCGACAGCCGCCACAAATTGGCGGTGACCTTCGAGCCGAGCTGATCCGTCCATTCAATGGGCACTTCCTTCACCGTGTGCCCCGCGCGGCGCAGTGAAAAGAGCAGGTTCACATCAAACGCGAGATCGGCGATGCGCAGCGATTCAAGAATATCCTCCAATGCCTCGCGCCGCATCACCTTGGCGGGACATTGTGTGTCGCGGATGCCCATCCAAAACAGTGCCGACACAATCGTGTGAAAGCCGCGACTGAACACCCGCCGCAACGGCGATTGGCTTTGGTGCAGCACCGATCCGGGCATCCACCGCGAGCCGATCACGCAATCGGCTTCACCCGCCGCGCAGCGCGTGGCCAATTCGTGGAATGCACTGGCCGGCGTGGCGCCATCGGCATCCACGTAGCCGGTCAACACCGCGTTGGCCTCGGCGGCGCGTTTGAAGCCTTCGATGAGCGCGCCGCCTTTGCCGATGGGTTCGTCAAAATTCAATGGCGCAATTTCCGGAAACTCCTCGGCGATTTTTTTGACCACCCCCAGGGTGTCATCGCGGCAACCGTTGAGCACTACCACCGCGCGAAACTCGCCCGCGTAGTTTTCGCGAAAGTACTCCGCGTAATCGCGCAGCACCGGCCCGATGCGC
It contains:
- a CDS encoding VCBS repeat-containing protein — protein: MNAISLAKVLSLICLFMGAGMSSAALWKQHLIDNTSRGPDGVRLMDVNRDGRPDIATGWEEGGVVRAYFHPGKAKTKQPWPRLEVGRVSSPEDALFADLDGDGDADVVSCCEGRTRSVYFHWSPANDPQREVLPWRTEIVPATRNKQSWMFALPLQINGGGIDLVLGSKGAGASIGWLRSPKNPRDMKAWQFHRWYDAGWIMSLINYDIDGDGDLDVLASDRKGKTSGILWLENPGLKPMRADPIRRWAAHRIGVDGKEAMFISISKDKTIYAAARPNQIYVLRPGRDVRRPWQSEKIIYPSEKYGTSKAARAADLDGDGLPEIVVTCELAHGKKSGVFYLKLKEEQWIDHDIGGPKGVKYDRIEMLDLDGDGDLDLLTCEEREINAVVWYENPHR
- a CDS encoding tyrosine recombinase translates to MHAAIEDFLQHVRHEKGQAESTQKTYAALLNRFCNWAAGQGIADWESVTRKHLTQFLQHERRRKPEGNTPTQDEQLSPDSIYLQISALRAFYKFAAEEQIVLLNIAENLTLPRRWKRLPKALSDLEIEKLLTPPTETTPTDLCTTAILELAYASGLRLAELRGLRLEQLHLKEGFVTVIGKGNKERVVPMGEHAVTALTHYLESGRPKLLSPRSPANVFLTQRGTAFAQSTMWARIKARTARAGIKRNVTPHMLRHSFATHLLERGADLRVIQELLGHASISTTEIYTHVAGERLRDVHDQFHPRA
- a CDS encoding phosphoribosylaminoimidazolesuccinocarboxamide synthase, whose translation is MPNDALLELNIPELTKIKSGKVREIFDMGEHLLFVASDRVSAFDVVLPNGIPRKGEVLTQISHFWFDKYADLVPNHRVADGLPENLAHLTPRSMVVKKAEPLNIECIVRGYITGSGWKEYKKKGTVCDIPLPDDLLESAELEQPLFTPSTKADQGHDENISFEQAVEIEGRETAEKVRDLSLQIYTEARNYARERGIIIADTKFEFGRIDGELVLIDEVLTPDSSRFWPLDEYEPGRGQHAFDKQYVRDHLETLDWDKTPPGPELPEDLIQRSQARYFEAYQRLTGTEL
- a CDS encoding SDR family NAD(P)-dependent oxidoreductase, yielding MNILVTGGVGFIGSHVCERLLDVGHTVCALDDLNDFYDPALKQNTLRELQARAQSFVFVHADITNRAEVDDVFGSMTFDQIIHLAARAGVRPSLEQPALYQRVNVEGTTNILEAARERGIKKITIASSSSVYGVNSKVPFGEDDPIFNAISPYAASKLACESLGHVYHHVYGMDVCLLRFFTVYGPRQRPDLAIHKFAKLMHAGQPITMFGDGTASRDYTYVDDTVDGVIAATEREFGCEIINLGESQTVKLSRLIELLETALGTKAEINREPAQPGDVPITFANIEKAQRLLGYHPQTKIEDGIPRFIEWFRQQTA
- a CDS encoding FkbM family methyltransferase gives rise to the protein MLAEFVYCYLLRPWPLRPLANWAIRQLLPAQVNFGEAVVVLNPDDPVVSGALHFGVYEKAETAFFQIACREGMTFLDVGANIGYYTALAARAVGPNGKIIALEPDPDSFKYLEQTIAANVAENVQAFPVAASDAPAKLPLYISADNRGDNRLYAPGESRPKIEVEAVAPDALLAENKIDTVDLIKIDVQGYEPKVIDGLRDTITRSPKLTLLTEFWPKGIRDAGGDPTEFLNTLRDLNLTLHELNANGELTELTDDADLIARHPGRRYTNLVGRKQN
- a CDS encoding glycosyltransferase family 2 protein translates to MADAQDQPGVLLLIPAYNEEERIGPVLRDYAEYFRENYAGEFRAVVVLNGCRDDTLGVVKKIAEEFPEIAPLNFDEPIGKGGALIEGFKRAAEANAVLTGYVDADGATPASAFHELATRCAAGEADCVIGSRWMPGSVLHQSQSPLRRVFSRGFHTIVSALFWMGIRDTQCPAKVMRREALEDILESLRIADLAFDVNLLFSLRRAGHTVKEVPIEWTDQLGSKVTANLWRLSLVMFLSVVRLRLVHSPFYNWLRPLRPLETWLYLKLNAPPPRSADKPTK